Below is a genomic region from Caulobacter rhizosphaerae.
GAAGCCGCCGTCTCGGACGTCGGCCAGGTGCTGTCCGTCGGTGACGGCATCGCCCGCATCTACGGTCTGGACAACGTCCAGGCCGGCGAGATGGTCGAGTTCCCGAAGGCCGGCGTGAAGGGCATGGCCCTGAACCTCGAGCGCGACAATGTCGGCGCCGTGATCTTCGGCCAGGACCAGGCCATCAAGGAAGGCGACGAAGTCCGCCGCCTCGGCGAGATCGTCGACGTGCCGGTCGGCCGTGGCCTGCTGGGCCGCGTCGTCAACCCGCTGGGCGAGCCGATCGACGGCAAGGGCCCGATCGAATACACCGAGCGCCGCCGAGTCGACGTCAAGGCCCCGGGCATCATCCCGCGCAAGTCGGTGCACGAGCCCGTGCAGACCGGCCTGAAGTCGATCGACACCCTGATCCCGGTCGGCCGCGGCCAGCGCGAGCTGATCATCGGCGACCGCCAGACCGGCAAGACCGCCGTCGCCATCGACACTATCCTGAACCAGAAGGCCGCCAACGCCGGCAAGGACGAGAGCGCCAAGCTCTACTGCGTCTATGTCGCCATCGGCCAGAAGCGCTCGACCGTCGCCCAGATCGTCAAGACGCTCGAAGAGCACGGCGCCCTGGAATACACCACCGTCGTGGTGGCCTCGGCCTCGGAGCCGGCCCCGCTGCAATACCTGGCCCCGTTCGCCGGCTGCGCCATGGGCGAGTGGTTCCGCGACAACGGCCTGCATGGCCTGATCATCTATGACGACCTCAGCAAGCAGGCCGTCGCCTATCGCCAGATGTCGCTGCTGCTGCGCCGCCCGCCGGGCCGCGAAGCCTATCCGGGCGACGTCTTCTACCTGCACTCGCGCCTGCTGGAACGCGCCGCCAAGCTGAACGAAGACAACGGCTCGGGCTCGCTGACCGCCCTGCCGATCATCGAGACTCAGGCCAACGACGTGTCGGCCTACATCCCGACCAACGTGATCTCGATCACCGACGGCCAGATCTTCCTGGAAACCGACCTGTTCTACCAGGGCATCCGCCCGGCCGTGAACGTCGGCATCTCGGTGTCGCGCGTCGGCTCGTCGGCCCAGATCAAGGCGATGAAGCAGGTCGCCGGCCCGATCAAGGGCGAGCTGGCCCAGTACCGTGAAATGGCCGCCTTCGCGAAGTTCGGGTCGGACCTGGACGCCTCGACCCAGAAGATGCTGGCCCGCGGCGAGCGCCTGACCGAGCTGCTGAAGCAGCCGCAATACGCGCCGCAAGCGGTGGAAGAGCAGGTCTGCGTGATCTACGCCGGCACCCGCGGCTACCTGGACAAGATCCCGACCTCGTCGGTTCGCCGGTTCGAGAGCGAGTTCCTGGCCCGCCTGCACAGCCAGCACAAGGACCTGCTGGACGGCATCCGCACCAAGAAGGCCCTCGACAAGGACCTGGAGAACACGCTGAAGAGCGTGCTCGACAGCTTCTCGGCGACCTTCGCCTAAGCCCCCTCGGAACGCTCGGAGAGAGTAGCGCCGAATGGCCAGCTTGAAGGAAATGCGCAATCGGATCTCGAGCGTCAAGGCGACGCAGAAGATCACGAAGGCGATGCAGATGGTGGCGGCGGCCAAGCTCCGCCGCAGCCAGGATGCGGCCGAAGCCGCGCGCCCCTATGCCCGCCGGCTGGCGAACGTCATCGCCAACCTGGCGAGCGGCGTGTCCGGCGACGGGGCTCCGGCCTTGCTGGCCGGCACCGGCCGGGACGATCGCCACCTGATCGTCGTGGCCGCCGCCGACCGCGGCCTGGCCGGCGGCTTCACCTCGTCGATCGTCCGCGCCGCCCGCGAGCGGATCGACGCCCTGGTCCACGAGGGCAAGGACGTGAAGATCGTCTGCGTCGGCAAGAAGTCGACCGCCCAGCTGCGCCGCCTGTACGGCGAGCGCATCGTCGAGAACTTCGACCTGTCGGCCTACCGCCAGTTCACCCTGTCGGTGGCCCAGCCGATCGCCGACGTGGTCACGCGCCTGTACGAAGCCGGCGATGTCGACGTGGTCACCCTGTTCTACAGCCGCTTCAGGTCGGTGGTGCAGCAGGTCCCGACCGCGCTGCAGCTGATCCCGGCCGTGGTCGAAGGCGGCGAGCCCGCCTCCGGCCCGGCGGCCGTCTACGAGTACGAGCCCTCGGAAGAGGCCATCCTCGAGACCCTGCTGCCGCGCAACCTGACGGTCCAGATCCTGTCGGCCCTGCTCGACAACATGGCCGGCTTCTACGCCAGCCAGATGACGGCGATGGACAACGCCACGCGCAACGCCGGCGACATGATCAAGCGCTACACCCTCGAATACAACCGTTCCCGCCAGGCCCAGATCACCAAGGAGCTGATCGAGATCATCTCCGGCGCCGAAGCCGTCTGATCAAAAGCCTAACGTAAAAAACGCACGCACGAGCACGCACGAAAGACCCTGAACGCCATGGCCAAGACCCCCGCTAAGGCTCCCGCCGCCGTCGCCAAGCCGGCCGCCGTGAAGAAGCCCGCCGCTCCGAAGGCCGCCGCCGCGGCCGCCGCTCCCGCCGTCGCCGCCAAGGCTCCGGCCGCCAAGAAGCCCGCCGCCCCCAAGGCCGCGGCGCCGAAGGCGACCCAGGCCGCCCCGGCCACCATCGGCGCCGCGACCGGCAAGCTGGTGCAGGTCATCGGCGCCGTCGTCGACGTCGAGTTCGAAGGCCCGCTGCCGGCCATCCTGAACGCCCTGGAAACCGTCAACACCGCCTCGGGCCAGCGCCTGGTGTTCGAAGTCGCCCAGCACCTGGGCCAGAACACCGTCCGCGCCATCGCCATGGACGCCACCGAGGGGCTGGTCCGCGGCCAGGCCGTGCGCGACACCGGCGAGTCGATCCGGGTTCCGGTCGGTCCCGGCACCCTGGGCCGCATCATGAACGTCATCGGCGAGCCGATCGACGAGCAGGGCCCGATCCAGTCGGACATCTACCGCACCATCCACCGCGACGCCCCGTCCTTCGCCGAGCAGACCAACACCGCCGAAGTGCTGGTCACCGGCATCAAGGTCATCGACCTGATGTGCCCCTACACCAAGGGCGGTAAGATCGGCCTGTTCGGCGGCGCCGGCGTCGGCAAGACCGTGACGATGCAGGAGCTGATCAACAACATCGCCAAGGCTTACGGCGGTTATTCGGTGCTGGCCGGCGTGGGCGAACGCACCCGCGAAGGCAACGACCTCTATCACGAGATGATCGAGTCGAACGTCAACGTCGACCCGAAGGCCAACAACGGCTCGACCGAAGGCAGCCGCTGCGCCCTGGTCTACGGCCAGATGAACGAACCCCCGGGCGCCCGCGCCCGCGTGGCCCTGACCGGTCTCTCCATCGCCGAATACTTCCGCGATGAAGAAGGCAAGGACGTGCTGCTGTTCGTCGACAACATCTTCCGCTTCACCCAAGCCGGCGCCGAAGTGTCGGCTCTGCTGGGCCGCATCCCCTCGGCCGTGGGCTATCAGCCTACCCTGGCCACCGAGATGGGCAACCTGCAGGAGCGCATCACCTCGACCAACAAGGGCTCGATCACCTCGGTCCAGGCCATCTACGTGCCCGCCGACGACCTGACCGACCCGGCGCCCGCCGCCTCGTTCGCCCACCTGGACGCCACCACCGTTCTGTCGCGCGACATCGCCGCCCAGGCCATCTTCCCCGCCGTCGATCCGCTGGACTCGACCTCGCGGATCATGGACCCGCTGGTCATCGGCGAAGAGCACTACAACGTGGCCCGCTCGGTCCAGGAAGTGCTGCAGCAGTACAAGGCCCTGAAGGACATCATCGCCATCCTGGGCATGGACGAGCTGTCGGAAGAGGACAAGCTGACGGTCGCCCGCGCCCGCAAGATCCAGCGCTTCCTCAGCCAGCCGTTCCACGTCGCCGAGCAGTTCACCAACACGCCCGGCGCCTTCGTCCAGCTGAAGGACACCATCCGCTCGTTCAAGGGCATCGTGGACGGCGAGTACGACCACCTGCCGGAAGCCGCCTTCTACATGGTCGGCCCGATCGAGGAAGCGGTGGCCAAGGCTGAAAAGCTGGCCGGCGAAGCCTGATGACCGACGAGCACGAGCTGATCAACTTCTGCTGCGAAGAGCTCGAGGATGCGGTGTCTTCGGATCCCGAGGACGCGCTGATCGAGCACGACAGCGGGTTGATCCTGCTCAATCTGGGTCATCGGGAAGAGGGTGGTGAAACCGGCGTCGTGCTGGCCACCATCCGCTTCTGTCCGTTCTGCGGCACCGAGATCCAGACCGACGAAGACATCGAAGCGGCCCTGGGCGCCGTGGAGACACACGACTGATGGCTAAGCTGCACTTCTCCCTCGTCGCGCCCGAGCGCGAACTGTTCTCGGCCGAGGTCGACCAGGTCGACGCACCGGGCACGGAAGGCGACTTCGGCGTCCTGCCGAACCACGCGCCGTTCATGACCACCCTGCGCGAAGGCCGGGTCACGGTCCGCGACGGCTCGAGCGTGCGCCTGTTCGACATCCAGGGCGGTTTCGCCGACGTCGGCCCGGACGGCTTCACCATCCTGGCCGAGCACGCGGTCGAGGCGGCGTAAGTCCTTCGATGGCCGGGCCTGGCGGTGTCCTGCTGCTGGCCTGGATCGGCGCCTTCGCCGGACCTTTGATCATCCTGATGGCCTGGGCGCTGCTGCGGCGCTCGGGCCGTTTGCGTCTGGCCTGGACCTTGGCGGGGCTGGCGCTGGTCGCCTATGGCCTTGGCGTCTGGGCCTTCCTGATCGAGCCGCGCCTGCTGGTCGTGCGCCAGGTGACGATCGAGTCGCCGGCCTGGCGCGGTCCGCCGGTGCGCCTGGGTCTGATCAGCGACACCCATGTCGCCGCGCCCCATGTCGATCCGGCCCGGGTGGCGCGGGTGGTGGCGCGGATGAACGCCCAGCATCCCGACGCCGTGCTGCTGTTGGGCGACTACGCCGGCGGCCATGAGCCGGCCGCGACCCGGGCCGTTCCCGCCCGGTCGGAGATCCTGCGCGGGGTCGCCGCCTTCAAGGGTCTGCGGGCGCGGCTGGGCGTCTACGCCGTGCTCGGCAATCACGACTGGTGGTACGACGGTCCGGCGATCGAGCGGGCCCTGGCGGCCAGCGGCGCGGTGGTGCTGGAGAACCGCGCGGTGCTCGCGCCGCGCCCCGAAGGCGCCTTCTGGATCGCCGGCCTGGCCGACCTCGACTCCTTCCGCGCCGAGCCGTCCTACCCCCGCGCCTTGGCGGGTGTTCCGCCGGCCGCGCCGGTCGTGGTCCTGAGCCACTGGCCCGACCCGTTCGCCCAGGCGCCGGACCGCGTCGCCCTGACGGTGGCGGGCCACACCCATTGCGGCCAGGTCAATCTGCCGGTGCTGGGCCGCCTGGTCCATGCGTCGCGGGCCGCGCGCCGTTGGGGCTGCGGCGCCTATGTCGACCGCGGGCGGCATCTGTTCGTCACGGGCGGCCTCGGCGTGTCGATTCTGCCCGTCCGCTTTCGGGCGCCGCCCGAGATCGTCATCGTCACCCTGCGGGCGCCAGTCTAGAAGAACGTCGTTATGCGGATCCTCGATATCGGGTAGCCTGACGTGCGCCACGCCGGCGCCGGGGAGAACGCGATGCGGATCGCGACGACGGTTCTGATCTCGGCCCTTCTGGCCGCCAGCGCGGCCCAGGCCGCGCCCACCTATCGCCAGGAGGTGGTGGACGTCTTCAAGAGCGTCTGCCTGCCGGCCGGAACCAACGCCGCGGCGGTCGGGCTCGCGGCCGCCAAGCTGGGCTGGAAGCCGGCGCCAGCGTCGATCAAGGCCCTGTGGCAAGATCCAGCGACCAAGGTCTGGGTGTCGCCGACGACGGCGCGGTTCTACCTGGCCCAGGCCCCGCAGGACGGTTTCTGCCAGGTCGGCTACTATGGCGGGGCCCAGCCGCCGACCGATCCGGTCGCCTTCTCCACCCTGCTGCGCAACATCATGATCCATGCCGGCATCGCCGTCGGCTCGGGCTTCGTGAAGACGGCCGAGGATAACCAGCTGATCCAGAAGGGGACGTATCTCTCGCCGGCCTATCCGGGCCTGAAGATGTACGTGGTCGTCGCCAACTTCCCCGATGCGGCGACCTTCGTGCTGAGCACCGCCAAGCCCTGAGCGCGCGCCGCTGGGCAAGTCGCAACGGCCCGGGCGCGGCGGCGTCCGGGCCTTTCGCCGCTTGGGATCAGGCGTCCTCGAGGAGAAGCCGGGCGTTGATCGTGGGATTGCCCAGGGCCGAGAGCGGGAAGCGCGCGCCGATCTCTTCATGGCCGGGCACGGCGACCTCCACGGAGAGCTTGCGGCCGGTGATGCGGTCGGCGTCCAGCTGGAAGTTGACGTTGACGAGGGCCAGCTTGCGGCAGTTCTCACAGTCGCGCGGGGCGTTGGGCTGGAAGAAGGCGCGGGTGGCGACCACCTCGCCGTCGGCCAGCAGATTGACCTCGAACGAGCCGGGAATGTTGAGCCGGTCGATGTTCTTGACCATCACCGACACCTTGGCCGCCGGCGGGATGACGAAGGCGCGCGCCGCCGCGATGCTGCCGAGCTTGTTCACCAATGTCGCCTCGGCCGCCATGGCGGGCTCCTCGTAGCCGATGCCGAACGCGATGGTCTGGTCCGCCGTGGTGTCGAAGGGCGGCAGGGCGTTGAACGGCGCCGACAACCAACCTGTATTCCCTTCGAGCGTCGAGGTGAAGCCGGTCAGGGTGGTGGCGGAGTCGTTGACCTGCCAGCGCAGCCAGAGCCGGTCGAGATTGCAGTGGAAGAACCAGAAGATCGGATCGAACGAGGCGACGTTCTGGTCGGCCATCGTCGGGCCGATCGACATGTGGCCGCCGTCGTGGGCCGCGATGAAGTCGTCCTGCATGCCGCTGACGCCGGAGACGCCCCAAAGGGTCTGCACCAGGGCCGAATTGATGTGCTGGAGCACGCTGTAGCGGGCCAGGCCGGCGTCGATCCCGGCCTGGTCGTTCCGGGTCGTGCGATAGCCGGCCCCATAGGGCGGCCCGAGGTCGGCGGCGACGACATAGCTGTCGAAGGGCGGCTGCTTGAGGAGATCCGGCACTGGCGTGGAGATATCCCAGTAGGGAACGGTGACGTCCTGGCATCCAGGCACCGATCGCAGCGCATCCTCGAAGGCCTTCAGATAGACCCGGTGCCAGGGATTGAAGCGGTCCTCGTGATGCAGGCACCAGGTCTGCGGCAGGCCGTGGACGCCGGCGAGGGCGGCATAGCTGGTGGGATCGCTGGCGTCCCGGGCCATCACGCCCGTGAACGCCGTCTTCAACTGCTCGATCTCGGCCGGGCTGAGGGTGGCGACGTTCTTGCGGATCCGCTCGGCGGGCGCGGCGGCCGCCAGGGCGGCGATCGTCGGCGCGACGGCGGTTCCCAT
It encodes:
- the atpA gene encoding F0F1 ATP synthase subunit alpha: MDIRAAEISAILKSQIANFGEEAAVSDVGQVLSVGDGIARIYGLDNVQAGEMVEFPKAGVKGMALNLERDNVGAVIFGQDQAIKEGDEVRRLGEIVDVPVGRGLLGRVVNPLGEPIDGKGPIEYTERRRVDVKAPGIIPRKSVHEPVQTGLKSIDTLIPVGRGQRELIIGDRQTGKTAVAIDTILNQKAANAGKDESAKLYCVYVAIGQKRSTVAQIVKTLEEHGALEYTTVVVASASEPAPLQYLAPFAGCAMGEWFRDNGLHGLIIYDDLSKQAVAYRQMSLLLRRPPGREAYPGDVFYLHSRLLERAAKLNEDNGSGSLTALPIIETQANDVSAYIPTNVISITDGQIFLETDLFYQGIRPAVNVGISVSRVGSSAQIKAMKQVAGPIKGELAQYREMAAFAKFGSDLDASTQKMLARGERLTELLKQPQYAPQAVEEQVCVIYAGTRGYLDKIPTSSVRRFESEFLARLHSQHKDLLDGIRTKKALDKDLENTLKSVLDSFSATFA
- a CDS encoding F0F1 ATP synthase subunit gamma, which codes for MASLKEMRNRISSVKATQKITKAMQMVAAAKLRRSQDAAEAARPYARRLANVIANLASGVSGDGAPALLAGTGRDDRHLIVVAAADRGLAGGFTSSIVRAARERIDALVHEGKDVKIVCVGKKSTAQLRRLYGERIVENFDLSAYRQFTLSVAQPIADVVTRLYEAGDVDVVTLFYSRFRSVVQQVPTALQLIPAVVEGGEPASGPAAVYEYEPSEEAILETLLPRNLTVQILSALLDNMAGFYASQMTAMDNATRNAGDMIKRYTLEYNRSRQAQITKELIEIISGAEAV
- the atpD gene encoding F0F1 ATP synthase subunit beta; translation: MAKTPAKAPAAVAKPAAVKKPAAPKAAAAAAAPAVAAKAPAAKKPAAPKAAAPKATQAAPATIGAATGKLVQVIGAVVDVEFEGPLPAILNALETVNTASGQRLVFEVAQHLGQNTVRAIAMDATEGLVRGQAVRDTGESIRVPVGPGTLGRIMNVIGEPIDEQGPIQSDIYRTIHRDAPSFAEQTNTAEVLVTGIKVIDLMCPYTKGGKIGLFGGAGVGKTVTMQELINNIAKAYGGYSVLAGVGERTREGNDLYHEMIESNVNVDPKANNGSTEGSRCALVYGQMNEPPGARARVALTGLSIAEYFRDEEGKDVLLFVDNIFRFTQAGAEVSALLGRIPSAVGYQPTLATEMGNLQERITSTNKGSITSVQAIYVPADDLTDPAPAASFAHLDATTVLSRDIAAQAIFPAVDPLDSTSRIMDPLVIGEEHYNVARSVQEVLQQYKALKDIIAILGMDELSEEDKLTVARARKIQRFLSQPFHVAEQFTNTPGAFVQLKDTIRSFKGIVDGEYDHLPEAAFYMVGPIEEAVAKAEKLAGEA
- a CDS encoding ATP synthase F1 subunit epsilon, yielding MAKLHFSLVAPERELFSAEVDQVDAPGTEGDFGVLPNHAPFMTTLREGRVTVRDGSSVRLFDIQGGFADVGPDGFTILAEHAVEAA
- a CDS encoding metallophosphoesterase is translated as MAGPGGVLLLAWIGAFAGPLIILMAWALLRRSGRLRLAWTLAGLALVAYGLGVWAFLIEPRLLVVRQVTIESPAWRGPPVRLGLISDTHVAAPHVDPARVARVVARMNAQHPDAVLLLGDYAGGHEPAATRAVPARSEILRGVAAFKGLRARLGVYAVLGNHDWWYDGPAIERALAASGAVVLENRAVLAPRPEGAFWIAGLADLDSFRAEPSYPRALAGVPPAAPVVVLSHWPDPFAQAPDRVALTVAGHTHCGQVNLPVLGRLVHASRAARRWGCGAYVDRGRHLFVTGGLGVSILPVRFRAPPEIVIVTLRAPV
- a CDS encoding tyrosinase family protein, which gives rise to MPQAEQLVANPTYMADIRYFFDTIDIQHMAAKNIDLGSYAGVKKNALAIYAHTTQPGGDMPPEPDRKWSAERSQTFRNWIVAGYPMGTAVAPTIAALAAAAPAERIRKNVATLSPAEIEQLKTAFTGVMARDASDPTSYAALAGVHGLPQTWCLHHEDRFNPWHRVYLKAFEDALRSVPGCQDVTVPYWDISTPVPDLLKQPPFDSYVVAADLGPPYGAGYRTTRNDQAGIDAGLARYSVLQHINSALVQTLWGVSGVSGMQDDFIAAHDGGHMSIGPTMADQNVASFDPIFWFFHCNLDRLWLRWQVNDSATTLTGFTSTLEGNTGWLSAPFNALPPFDTTADQTIAFGIGYEEPAMAAEATLVNKLGSIAAARAFVIPPAAKVSVMVKNIDRLNIPGSFEVNLLADGEVVATRAFFQPNAPRDCENCRKLALVNVNFQLDADRITGRKLSVEVAVPGHEEIGARFPLSALGNPTINARLLLEDA